In Paralichthys olivaceus isolate ysfri-2021 chromosome 1, ASM2471397v2, whole genome shotgun sequence, the following are encoded in one genomic region:
- the LOC109624744 gene encoding ras-specific guanine nucleotide-releasing factor 1-like, translated as MQKGMRLNDGHITYLALLAKKDGTRRGCLSKRSSDNTKWHSKWFALLQNMLFYFESDSSSRPSGLYLLEGCVCDRAPSPKPSLSAKECLEKQYYFTVTFNHDNQKALELRTEDVKDCDEWVAAITQASYRNLATEHETLMQKYLHLLQIVETEKTVAKQLRQQIEDGEIEIERLKSEIAGLLKDNEKIQSNPEVPPSDDDTEIKKIKKVQSFLRGWICRRKWKTIIQDYIRSPHAESMRKRNQVVFSMLEAEAEYVQQLHILVNNFLRPLRMAASSKKPSITHDDVSSIFLNSETIMFLHQIFYQGLKARIASWPTLVLADLFDILLPMLNIYQEFVRNHQYSLQILAHCKQNRDFDKLLKQYEAKPDCEERTLETFLTYPMFQIPRYILTLHELLAHTPHEHVERNSLDYAKSKLEELSRIMHDEVSETENIRKNLAIERMIVEGCEVLLDTSQTFVRQGSLIQVPMSEKGKITRGRLGSLSLKKEGERQCFMFSKHLIICTRGSGGKLHITKNGVVSLIDCTLMEEPEGTDDESKGERSGQDTEHLDFKVMVEPKDVQPYTVILVASSRQEKSAWTSDISQCIDNIRCNGLMMNAFEENSKVSVPQMIKSDTSLYCDDVDIRFSKMMNSCKVLQIRYASVERLLERLTDLRFLSIDFLNTFLHSYRVFTSADVVLDKLITIYKKPISAIPARSLELFFASSQNNKLLYGEPPTSPRASRKFSSPPPLSITKTSSPNRRRKLSLNIPIITGGKALDLAALSCSPNGYASMHTTMSPFSKTTLDINKLYVSSTMASKIPDEGEPKAEGKAEESVLNKQDLSVREECDEEPGQSDEAEAEMSPPKSPSTPKNVKSKNSEFSLFSFNNGMVVSSCRELDNNRSALSAASAFAIATAGANEGTPTKEKYRRMSLASTGFPTDQRNGDKEFVIRRAATNRVLNVLRHWVSKHSQDFELNTELKMRVIGFLEEVMHDPELLTQERKAAANIIRTLTQEDPGDNQVTLEEIAQMAMEDCKTEPFESHSALEIAEQLTLLDHLVFKVIPYEEFFGQGWMKNDKNERTPYIMKTTKHFNDISNRIATEILHWDDVNMRVGVMEKWVAVADICRCLHNYNAVLEITSSLNRSSIFRLKKTWLKVSKQTKTVIDKLQKLVSSEGRFKNLREALKNCDPPCVPYLGMYLTDLAFIEEGTPNYTEDNLVNFSKMRMISHIIREIRQFQQTAYKIDNQPKVAKYLLDCSTALDEESLYEASLRIEPKTSS; from the exons TATTATTTCACTGTCACGTTTAATCATGACAACCAGAAGGCTTTGGAGCTGCGCACTGAGGACGTCAAGGACTGTGATGAGTGGGTAGCTGCTATCACACAGGCCAG tTACAGGAACCTGGCTACAGAGCATGAGACCCTCATGCAGAAGTACCTCCATCTACTCCAAATCGTGGAGACGGAGAAAACGGTTGCCAAGCAACTTCGACAACAGATAGAGGATGGGGAAATCGAGATAGAGCGGCTAAAATCAGAG ATCGCTGGGCTGCTCAAAGACAATGAGAAGATCCAGTCGAATCCAGAGGTGCCGCCCAGTGACGATGACACCGAGATCAAGAAGATCAAAAAG GTCCAGAGCTTCCTGCGAGGTTGGATTTGCCGCAGGAAGTGGAAGACCATCATCCAGGACTACATTCGCTCGCCCCACGCTGAGAGCATGAGGAAGAGGAACCAGGTGGTGTTTAGCATGTTGGAGGCCGAAGCTGAATACGTGCAGCAACTCCACATTCTGGTCAACAACTTCCTGCGGCCGCTCCGCATGGCCGCCAGCTCCAAGAAGCCGTCCATTACCCACGATGATGTCAGCAGCATCTTCCTTAACAG TGAGACCATCATGTTCCTCCACCAAATCTTCTACCAGGGTCTGAAGGCCAGGATAGCCAGCTGGCCGACACTGGTCCTGG CCGACTTGTTCGACATCCTGCTGCCCATGCTGAACATCTACCAGGAGTTTGTGAGGAACCACCAGTACAGTCTGCAGATCCTGGCCCACTGCAAACAGAACCGAGACTTTGACAAGCTGCTGAAGCAGTATGAGGCCAAACCCGACTGTGAGGAGAGGACGCTGGAGACCTTCCTCACTTACCCCATGTTTCAG atcCCTCGTTACATCCTGACGTTACATGAGTTGTTGGCTCACACGCCCCATGAGCATGTGGAGAGAAATAGTTTGGACTACGCTAAGTCAAAGTTGGAAGAACTTTCCAG AATCATGCATGATGAGGTGAGTGAAACGGAGAACATCAGGAAGAACTTGGCGATTGAGCGGATGATTGTGGAGGGTTGTGAGGTGCTGCTGGACACCAGTCAGACATTCGTTAGGCAAG GTTCTCTGATCCAGGTGCCTATGAGTGAGAAAGGGAAGATCACAAGGGGACGACTGGGCTCTCTATCTCTGAAGAAGGAAGGCGAGAGACAGTGTTTCATGTTCTCCAAACATCTCATCATCTGTACCAGAGGCTCTGGAGGAAAACTCCACATCACTAAG AACGGAGTGGTGTCTCTCATAGACTGCACACTGATGGAGGAGCCAGAGGGCACAGATGATGAAT CTAAAGGGGAGCGGAGCGGCCAGGACACTGAACATCTGGACTTTAAAGTTATGGTGGAGCCCAAAGACGTCCAGCCTTACACCGTCATCCTCGTGGCTTCATCCCGACAGGAGAAGTCGGCGTGGACCAGTGACATCAGCCAG TGCATTGACAACATCCGCTGCAACGGTCTGATGATGAACGCCTTCGAGGAAAACAGTAAAGTCTCCGTGCCACAGATGATTAA GTCTGACACCAGCTTGTACTGTGATGACGTTGACAttcgcttcagtaagatgatgAACTCCTGTAAGGTGCTGCAGATCCGCTACGCCAGTGTGGAGCGCTTATTGGAGAGGCTGACAGACCTGCGCTTCCTCTCCATCGACTTCCTGAACACCTTTCTCCACTCCTACCGCGTCTTCACCAGCGCCGACGTGGTGCTGGACAAGCTAATCACCATATACAAAAAGCCCATCAGTGCCATCCCTGCAcg ctctttggAGCTTTTCTTTGCCAGCAGCCAGAACAACAAACTCCTCTATGGCGAGCCACCCACGTCGCCGCGTGCCAGCCGCAagttctcctcccctcctcctctctccatcaccaAGACGTCCTCGCCCAACCGTCGTCGCAAGCTTTCGCTCAACATCCCCATCATCACAGGGGGCAAAGCCCTGGACCTGGCCGCGCTCAGCTGCTCCCCCAATGGCTATGCAAGCATGCACACCACCATGTCCCCCTTCAGTAAGACCACCCTCGACATCAACAAGCTGTATGTGTCCAGCACCATGGCCAGCAAGATCCCTGACGAGGGAGAGCCCAAAGCCGAAGGCAAGGCTGAGGAGAGTGTCCTCAACAAGCAAG ATCTTTCAGTGAGAGAGGAATGTGATGAGGAACCAGGTCAGAGTGACGAGGCAGAAGCAGAAATGTCTCCTCCCAAGTCCCCATCAACACCTAAGAATGTCAAATCAAAAAACTCTG AGTTTTCCCTGTTTTCCTTCAACAATGGCATGGTGGTGTCATCTTGCCGGGAGCTGGACAATAACCGCAGTGCCCTCTCTGCCGCCTCGGCCTTTGCCATCGCCACAGCTGGTGCCAATGAAGGCACGCCAACCAAGGAGAAGTACCGTCGTATGTCCCTCGCCAGCACAG GTTTTCCTACGGACCAGAGGAACGGGGACAAAGAGTTTGTTATCAGAAGAGCTGCCACAAACAGAGTCCTGAATGTGCTGCGTCACTGGGTCTCCAAACACTCGCAG GACTTTGAGCTGAACACAGAGCTGAAGATGCGGGTAATTGGTTTCCTTGAGGAGGTGATGCATGACCCAGAGCTGCTGACACAggaaagaaaggcagctgccaaCATCATCAG GACTCTTACTCAGGAGGACCCTGGAGACAACCAGGTCACCCTGGAGGAGATCGCACAGATG gccaTGGAGGACTGTAAGACTGAACCATTTGAGAGCCACTCTGCCCTGGAGATAGCGGAGCAGCTCACACTGCTGGACCACCTGGTCTTCAAGGTCATCCCATACGA gGAGTTCTTCGGTCAAGGCTGGATGAAGAACGACAAGAACGAGAGAACTCCGTACATTATGAAAACAACCAAGCATTTCAACGAT ATCAGTAACAGGATCGCCACAGAGATCCTGCACTGGGACGATGTCAACATGCGtgttggggtgatggagaaatgGGTGGCGGTGGCTGACATCTGCCGCTGCCTCCACAACTACAACGCAGTGCTGGAGATCACATCCTCTCTGAACCGCAGCTCTATCTTTCGCCTCAAGAAGACCTGGCTCAAAGTCTCCAAGCAG ACAAAGACTGTGATCGACAAGTTACAGAAGCTGGTGTCCTCAGAGGGACGGTTCAAAAACCTGAGAGAAGCTCTGAAGAA CTGTGACCCTCCCTGTGTCCCCTATCTGGGAATGTACTTGACCGACCTGGCCTTCATCGAGGAGGGAACGCCCAACTACACAGAGGACAACCTGGTCAACTTCTCTAAGATGAGAATG ATATCCCACATCATCAGAGAGATACGTCAGTTTCAGCAAACAGCTTACAAGATTGATAATCAACCAAAG GTGGCAAAGTACTTGCTGGACTGTAGTACAGCTCTGGACGAGGAGAGCCTCTACGAAGCCTCTCTGAGAATCGAGCCCAAAACTTCATCATGA
- the wdr76 gene encoding WD repeat-containing protein 76, which produces MSTTRTKRKAVVKVLMERTPVDLQDSVRRSSRNALAPKRLQYSPDLATAETTNKKRKTKERKDEDTQNKTQDLKEEEEEEQSSEHVSSGHEGLSLYELERLENIRQNQAFLSSINLFQATEGLKQLSRPKPSQRGLMRSNTAAKEVLPPRKSLRLQNKEAEILTLPPEPRGTLIYEESKSLKKPAGPLPMDPVNMEEGSKLPSQLFKICSETTKERKDELDLKNYSSALKKMKITQERVAKVVKDRVFSAAFHPCSSSLLMAAGDKWGKVGLWKLGADWGDDGVLLFEPHTRPVSCMAFSRAHTTQLLSLSYDGSLRCMDIEKAVFDDVYDINDGLKTFDFMSHDCSTLVVGDWYGDVAIIDRRTPGNSHESVHSLDPKSLRCVSVHPVQKHYFAVAENRIVSIYDSRCLKKTKCQAVSQLHGHSLSISSAYFSPHTGNRVLTTCMDNHIRIYDTSAMKTQSPLLTKIRHDMQTGRWLSKLSAVWDPKQEECFVVGSMLRPRRVQVFHESGQLQHTFMDDDNLNTVLSVTAFHPSRNALLGANSSGRLHVFSD; this is translated from the exons ATGTCGACAACACGGACTAAACGTAAAGCGGTTGTGAAGGTGTTAATG GAGAGGACTCCCGTGGATCTGCAGGATTCAGTCCGACGATCATCTCGAAATGCCTTGGCTCCAAAACGTCTTCAATACTCTCCTGATCTAGCAACAGCGGAAACCACCAAcaagaagagg aaaacaaaagagCGCAAAGATGAAGACACTCAGAACAAGACGCAGGacctgaaggaggaggaggaggaggagcaaagTAGTGAGCATGTGTCT AGTGGACATGAGGGACTGTCTCTGTATGAACTGGAGCGGCTGGAGAACATCAGACAGAACCAGGCCTTCCTGTCCTCCATCAACTTGTTCCAG GCCACTGAAGGGCTCAAGCAGTTGTCACGACCAAAGCCATCACAGAGGGGTCTCATGAG GTCAAACACTGCTGCAAAAGAAGTGCTGCCACCTCGCAAATCCCTTCGTCTCCAAAATAAAGAGGCAGAGATCCTGACACTTCCCCCTGAACCCAGAGGGACACTGATCTATGAAGAG TCTAAGTCACTTAAGAAGCCTGCCGGTCCTCTGCCCATGGATCCAGTCAACATGGAGGAAGGAAGCAAGCTGCCATCACAACTTTTTAAGATCTGCTCAGAG acaacaaaagaaagaaaagatgagcTTGATCTGAAAAA TTACAGCTCGGCTCTGAAGAAAATGAAGATTACTCAGGAGAGAGTGGCCAAAGTGGTGAAGGATCGAGTCTTCTCTGCTGCGTTCcacccctgcagcagcagcctgctgaTGGCCGCAGGAGACAAGTGGGGAAAAGTTGGGCTCTGGAAGTTG GGTGCTGATTGGGGAGATGATGGTGTGCTGCTCTTTGAGCCTCACACTCGTCCAGTTAGCTGTATGGCGTTCTCCAGGGCTCACACCACCCAGCTGCTGAGTCTCAGCTATGATGGCTCTCTTCGCTGTATGGATATAGAGAAAGCAGTCTTTGACGAC GTGTATGACATTAATGATGGCCTGAAAACCTTTGACTTCATGTCTCATGACTGTTCGACACTAGTTGTCGGGGACTGGTACGGAGATGTTGCCATCATTGACAGGCGCACCCCAGG AAACTCCCATGAGTCCGTCCACTCACTGGACCCAAAGAGTCTGCGTTGTGTTAGTGTCCACCCTGTGCAGAAGCACTACTTTGCTGTGGCAGAAAACAG GATAGTGAGTATTTACGACAGCAGAtgcctgaagaaaacaaaatgccaGGCAGTCTCTCAGCTGCACGGCCACTCATTGAGCATATCCAGTGCTTATTTCTCCCCTCACACAGGGAACAGAGTTCTCACCACCTGTATGGATAACCACATCAG aatataTGACACAtctgcaatgaaaacacaatctcCCTTATTGACAAAGATCAG acatgacatgCAGACTGGCCGCTGGCTGAGCAAACTATCAGCGGTGTGGGACCCCAAACAGGAAGAGTGCTTTGTTGTGGGCAGCATGTTGAGGCCTCGGAGGGTACAGGTGTTCCATGAAAGTGGCCAGCTCCAGCACACATTCATGGACGATGACAACCTTAACACAGTGCTGTCCGTCACTGCTTTCCACCCCAGTAGGAACGCCCTCCTGGGGGCCAACTCATCAGGCCGCCTGCACGTCTTCTCTGACTAA